From the Acidicapsa ligni genome, one window contains:
- a CDS encoding DUF3037 domain-containing protein: protein MSERLECEFFLLRYVPDPVRNEFVHVGVILREAAKDGLAGRVAAVKFTADWRRVRCLDPDTDTEMLEGLESELRRRFEQEPEGNLFHVLEDSFSNCVQMTRGKAYLAESIEAGVEELMRLYVEPQKRERVSRLSGRAAIQAAMRGEFERAGVWDLMRKRIDAALYTRVGDPLRLDCGYRIDVLDGSNGPASGQVRMFQAVSLEPGLEMAKVLAFSAASLIAGVERVERVGLELTAVVEPVSRFAGAELERLGLYRFAVETMEEHRIRVVTTADLGRVAETARRELGV from the coding sequence ATGAGTGAACGGCTGGAGTGCGAGTTCTTTCTGCTGCGGTATGTGCCGGACCCGGTGCGGAATGAGTTTGTGCATGTGGGCGTGATATTGCGCGAGGCCGCGAAGGATGGTTTGGCGGGGCGCGTGGCGGCGGTGAAGTTCACTGCGGATTGGCGGCGGGTGCGGTGCCTCGATCCGGATACGGATACGGAGATGCTGGAGGGGTTGGAGAGCGAGCTTCGGAGGCGGTTTGAGCAGGAGCCGGAGGGAAATCTGTTTCATGTGCTGGAGGATTCGTTTTCCAACTGTGTGCAGATGACGCGCGGGAAGGCTTACCTGGCTGAGAGTATCGAGGCGGGCGTTGAGGAGCTGATGCGGTTGTATGTGGAGCCGCAGAAGCGGGAGCGGGTTTCGAGGCTGAGTGGACGGGCGGCGATTCAGGCGGCGATGCGCGGGGAGTTTGAGCGGGCCGGGGTTTGGGATTTGATGCGTAAGCGGATTGATGCGGCGTTGTATACGCGGGTGGGCGATCCGCTGCGGTTGGATTGCGGGTATCGGATAGATGTTCTCGATGGCTCAAATGGTCCGGCGAGTGGTCAGGTTCGGATGTTTCAGGCGGTGAGTCTGGAGCCTGGTTTGGAGATGGCCAAGGTGCTGGCGTTTTCTGCGGCGAGTTTGATTGCCGGGGTGGAGCGGGTGGAGCGGGTTGGGCTGGAATTGACGGCGGTGGTGGAGCCGGTTTCGCGGTTTGCAGGGGCGGAGCTGGAACGGCTGGGGTTGTACCGGTTTGCTGTCGAGACTATGGAGGAGCATCGGATTCGGGTGGTGACTACTGCGGATCTGGGGCGGGTAGCGGAGACGGCTCGGCGGGAGTTGGGGGTTTAG